The sequence ctcccccAGGCCCCACCGCGCCGCCGACTGGAACCCACTGATCGCACCTCCTCCCCCTCAACCGCCGCGCAAGAAGAAGGGGCTCGCAGCGGCGGCGTTCCGCGGGCTCGGGTGCGCGTCCGCTTCTGCGTCGCAGGCGTACGcgcccgccgctgccgccgcggtGAGGTCGTCGGCGGATTGGCAGGGCAAGCGGCCGCGGCggaggagggagaagaagaaggccgAGAGGAAGAACCAGGCCATCGGGGACGTCTGGTGCGCCCCCGGGATGCCGTTCGCCGCCGAGGCGTCGGTGGACTGCGTCGTGGCGCACCAGCCAATGGTCTCGAGAGGAAGGCCGGATGCTGCCGAGCGGATCCACAGGGAGGTCGTATATCTTGGATTCTTGTTCTCCCCATCGTCTCTGTCTTATCCTGTGGTCTTTCCTTCCTCTCGATTTTTTGTGTTCCATGTACAGTCATGATGGGGGATCCATTGATTTTTGTTCTGTCTCCCGAAGTTGAAATCTCGGATGCAATTGTCTTATCGTTGGCTAATTgttcataaatatttttcttttcttgtttgtgaAAGTTCGTTCATGGATTCAGGTAAACAAATTCCTTCATTTCCTCTTTCTGTAATCTTTCTACACAATCTTTTCTCCCTGTTGACGGGTAAAAATGAGTTTTTTTCAttgattttaagtttttttttttagttgatgATATGTTATTAACAATGATTTGGTTCCCTTATATGTTTGGTCTCTGATCTAACATCTTATATCGTTGGTGATTGCAGCGACCTTACTTCCCTAGAAGGGTTGGCCACAGAGAAGAGATCTCAACCTTCATGGATTCTCCCCCAGTTCTCGATACGCCATTTTTTGGACCTGATCTCTTTCCATCAGGACACCTTCGCCACTTGCGAGGATTTCACCGTGCTCCTGGTGGGCTTGAAGAGGTAATCCTCCCCCATTTGTAGCGAATTTATCTGTGTTTCATCTATAAGCCTTTGTTTGCTAGTATCATTAGGTTCACTTTGAAGGAAACTACTCATACTGGTGATATAATAATAAATGGTTACCACATGATGCTTGTACCAAGTTCAAAAGTTTTGACCATTCCAATTTCTTAAACAGAGTGATGTCACACCATCAAACAATTTTCTAtttaggtttgacatgaaaaaaaaGTTTGTTGTATTCATCATTTGGTTTTAgaatcttaggtctacaaatagaAACTAATTGACAGTGGGTAAGGTAAGAGTCCTTGATATAAGAAAATATGAAACATACTTGAGATCTAAAGAAGCTAtttacttttacaactctttcattTCCTTACTAAATTTTAGCTTCGAGTTAGAAAATCCACTAGTTTTGCAACTTTTCTCATATATTAGCATGAATATTTTCAgctagtttaattttttttaaacttgttCACGAGTTTTTAAAATTCTTTAACCTATTCGGATAAAATTGTCAAAACTAAATTCAAGGTTGTCAAAACTGCCAAAATTGCTTAAATCGATCTTGAATGGTTAGGCTGCAACTAAAACTGAAATCGGTGCTTCAAACCTTGCATCTATTCCATACTCTTATttaattgtttcttttcttttgtgtaacATCTgtatctcttttttattttcatcCAATATGTCTAACAATTCACATGATTCCTAGTTaatttttgacatgactatttcaGTTCTTTTGCTTGGGCTTCTTTATATCTTAAGAAAATGAAAAGCTAGGTCTGCTTTCATGTCTAGAAATACGTTCTATTTGTTCAACCATGCGATGATATTTACTGAAATTTCAAGTGAGCTTTTGCTTTAGTTTCTTACTTATTATTAGAAGAATGCATAAGAAGATGATCATAGTAACTGTTACTACAAGCACCGAGCGCAGAGAATTTGGCGGATTAACAAATGGTGATAACAAAAATTATTTAACATGTTTGAGAGCTTTAGGTCAGGGATCATCTAGTCGAAACTAAAGACTAAAAGAGAGTTTTCTTATCTATAGGAGTTCCATGATATACTTGAATGGTTACTCTAAACAGTTATTTAAATAGTGGATTACCATGCTGCGAGTGTGTTGACGGGAAACGTAATGCTTGACACGATGGGGAAAACTAAAATAAGAAGTTTTACCTGCTATGGTATTAAAGTTATCTCACTCAGATTTGCCTTAAAATTGCAGCTCATGATGTTCCAGACAAGAATTTTGTTGGGTGGAGGACTGGATGTATACGACCGATTCCGTGAATGGCGACTTGATGTTGATAATATGTCATATGAGGTGTTTAATTTTCTCTCACACAGCACTCCTTCAACCTTCTACTTTGTAGTATTATGTTCTGCATTGGCAAGGCAATGATCCTACGGCATCCTCCCTTTACAGGAACTGCTTGAGCTGGGTGACAAAATTGGATCCGTGAGCACTGGACTGAGAGAGGAAGAGATTGCATGCAGTCTCAGGAAAATAAAGCATTCAGTTTTTGATGCCTCAGCAAGGCATCTCGCGACCGAAATCGAACGGAAATGTAGTATCTGCCAAGTAGGTCCCCTTCAATTTCTTGTCCATCTGATACAGATGTTGAGAGTGACTTCATCTTTTATGATGCAGGAAGAATATGAAGCCAACGATGAAACCGGAAGGCTGGAGTGCGGCCACGGCTACCATATGTACTGCATAAAGCAGTGGCTCTTGCTAAAGAATGCCTGCCCTGTTTGCAAGGCACCTGTTCTCAAGACTTAGTGTCTTCACTGTCCTCTCTTTCTTGTATAGCTCTCAGTCTTACGATGAACAATACATTCATTCATTTTGGTTGTTAGTTATATCTTTCACTAGAATTGTGGCATCTCCATGGCCTTATATGATCATGATTCATATGAACTTCATATGCATGCCAGCTTCAGTTGGTGCTAAGTAATGGATTCAAATTCAGTTTACCTATTTGgtcttatttatttagatatacttCCTCTAGTCTTTTCTCACTTCCGATATGAGCGTAAACGAAGGTATTTGATTATATAATTGACTCAGTCTTCTCTCGTTGTCTATCGAGATTGATGAAACttaaaacttatatatatatatatatatatatttcttgacACAATGAACTCGAATCGAATCACCCAAAGTCAATTCCAATCCGATTCAAAATCAATTTAACCGTTTTGACTCCGACGAATCCGAAACATGTCGTGTTCTTACAGATCAACCAATCACGCGTTCTTCCCGTTCTTTGATTGAAGGTGTCACATCGCCGCCTTTTGCTGTAGTTGGCTTTGATGTCAAAATGCAGTATATCTAATCGACGAATCCGGCGCTGAATCCACCCATTAATGCGAAAAATGCAGCATGCAGCATTGACGATTCTAATAGGCTTTTAATGTCAGCTCCGTCACCAACTCTGACTTGACACTAAATAGAGGAGTAAATACTGATTGCACGACATACCAACACTTGGGTACACTGATGCAGCCGAACATAACTCCAACAGCTAATCTGATACCCGACCTATTAAAGAGAAGCTGCACAGACACACCTAATCTTAGACAAACAATGAAGCCTCTCGATATGGGAAATGTAGGAGATGAGTGGATGAACTCGACTGGGTTGAAGCCCGTGTACTTTTTTCAGATGAGATCGAAAAGATCTCAATTACTCGATTAGATATAAAGTTGTATAAAGATTAAGATCAGATGAGATTCATCTTTTTAACgctcaaattaataataaaatagaatAGAATGAAGATTTATTGATTGTTTATTATGATTTGATTCAACTCGAAGAAATATTATATGATATGAGcaaaatatttttacattttatgTTAGATTGACGTCTATATAACTCAATCATTGATCATTATCACTTCGATCCTATTATGCTGTCATGTCAAATCCTTGTGACGTAGAAACAAACATAAAAATGATTGATTTGTTGTATATGATGAGAGACTCGAATAGTCGAAATCTGTTGAGCATGAGTTTGTATGGCTTAGTAGACACCAAAATGCAGGACAGTATTACAACTGAGCTTTGTTAAACTTTGTATAAGCTGACCAATGCACCAAATACAAGAAATAACAATCATCTAATATTCTAGTGTTCCAAATACAAGAACACAACAATCATCTAGGATTCTGCCCCATCTCATACCACTTTCCCACACTGGTCTCACAAAGAACATAGTGCTGGAATCCAGACAAGAAAACCTGGAAAACTTGCAACCCTTGAGACAAATGAGCAGTCTCCAACATTTTGTTGCTGGTCCAAACATGGCCTCTGATGGTGAGCCCCAAGAGGAAACATCATGCTCCATCAAGGTCTCATGGGGTATCCTGCAAGCCTGGTTGATTGGTGTCCTTTAGCCATAAAATGAATGGAGTTCCAGTCATCATGACAATAGATGGGACATGAGGCTAAGATAAAGATTCTCAAGACAGCCTCACCCTATGCCTAAAAAGTTTAGTGGTGAACAGAAAGGCAGGCCAATGAGTCAGACCATACAATCGAGCAAAGAGTTTATCATGAGATCACAAACATTTTCTTCCACTGGACCATATTTCTCCTATGTTGATAAGTAACACAATCTCAGTACAACACCAATACAAACAAACTGCTGCAAGCTCCAAAGTGAAGATGCAGTGATAATAGCTTCGAGCATCGCCCAACAAATCAAGGCAGAAGCTCCGGATTTATCAACACGGTGCATGATAATCTAAGCAAAGATGTCTTTTTTGGAGCAACCAACAACAAAGATTGGTAGGCTTCGCTTATGTTGGAATGCCGTGATGGTTCGACGGGTtggcgattcgaacaaagacaaagtTGCAGAATGAACTCTTACAATGATCAACAGtgcaataataattatatatgagCTGCAATCTTTGCGGTCGTAGGGAGCATCTCTAGTTCTTGTTGATCAATCTTTGGATGGTATCGGTGGCATGCCTCATTGATGGTCTCTTTTCAGGATCAGCTTGAACACAAGCCAGGGCAATTTTCAGCACCGTGATAATTTCATCTTCTCTATCCAATTCCTGAGCTAGAAAAGGGTCCAACACATCCAAGAGGGGTTTTTTCTCTTCGATACAAAACTGAATCCAGCAGACCAAGTCCATTTCCATGGTCTCCAAAAGAACTAGTGGAGACCTGCCAGAGATCAGTTCTAATAGAATCACTCCATATGCGTAAACGTCCCATTTTTGAGATGGTTTCAGGGTCTTCAATGCCTCAGGAGCCTGATAACATGATCCCCTACTTATGACGGGACCGAATGCAACATCTGATTGTTGGCTCTGAGTTTTCTCAACGGCTATTCTGTCCGACTGCAAAAATGGAGATCCTCCCGCAATGTTTGCCAGACGTCCGACCCCAAAATCAGATATGTAGGGTTCCATATCCAGTCCGAGTAGCACATTATTAGGCTTGAGATCGCCATGAACATACTTCTTCGGACTGAATTCATGCAAGAAAGCCAAGCCCTTTGCTATTCCTTTCATGATCTTTAAGCGTACTTCCCATGACAGTGGTGCCGAATTCCTTGTTCCAGCTCTCCCTGAAATTAGTCATGGTATCAAGAAATATAATACAAAGGATAATGAGAGTTTGCATGCAAAATTTGAATGGTAAAAGTTGCATGTTAGAGAAGCAAATTAATTTAGCATGCCAAGGTGCTAATAATATGGTTGTTCAAATACTCCAATCGATTCCTTAATACTGATACAACAGAGCATTGTATCTCCAACAAAAGAAAAGACTTGTACGTGTTAAACCATAATTCTTAAGATATCAATGAGTGCCAAATATCAGTGTATCCAATCCTTAGAAATGATCTGTATTTATTAGTGATTCTAGCTGAAAATTTTGCTAAATGTTGCATGTTAGAGAAGCAAATTAATTTAGCATGCCAAGGTGCTAATAATATGGTTGCTCAAATACTCCAATCGATTCGTTAATACTGATACAACAGAGAATTGTATCTCCAACAAAAGAAAAGACTTGTACGTGTTAAACCATAATTCTTAAGATATCAATGAGTGCCAAATATCAGTGTATCCAATCCTTAGAAATGATCTGTATTTATCAGTGATTCTAGCTGAAAATTTTACTAAATGTTGAAAACTAAGAACACCATGTACGCTTACTGAGGACCATCTTCGCATGCCTCTGCATATGCAAAACTCGTCAAATCTGAAACCATGAAGGCAGTCAGAAATCATACCATGAATAGCAGCAGAGAGGCTGCCATTAGGAATATAATCATAGATAAGCAGCTTCTCATCGATCGACCAGTAATAAGCTCTCAGGGTAACAATATTAGGATGTCGAACCTTTCCAATTGCTTCCACCTCGGTTTGGAACTCTTTGAACCTTTGTGATCCTCCTTCCCCCAGCCTCCTCACAGCCAAAGCCGGTCCGTCGTCCAGCACAACCTTGTAGACGATACCGATCCCGCTCTTCCCCAAGACGAACGCGGACGCCTTCAAAAGTCCATCAAGATCAAAGGTCACATGCCTATCCAATGGCACTAGCTCATACTGCTCGATGTTATCCGATAAGGTCTCTGATTCCTCCTTCCTAAAGCACATACATTCTTtcctgcccttcaaccttgtgtCAGAATTCCCTCCATCTTCTTTGACGCCGAGTGAAGCAGTTGCCTTGCAGTAAAAGTAAAAGAACACCAATGCAATAAGAACAATTCCGACCACATCGCCCACCGCAATCGCAATAATTGCAGCTTTACTCACACCTTTGCTGCTGTTTCCATTATAAGTGCCATTTCCCTCAGGTGCCGGAGGCGAATAATTGTTGGGGAGGAAGGGATTCGACGGCGGCGCTCCGGAAGGACACAGGTTCTTCAACGGCGGGCCACAAAGGTCCGGATTTCCGATGAAAGCCGTCGGTCCTCTGTTCTCCAGAGCCCCATTTTGGGGTATCAGCCCGCTGAGATTGTTATAGGTGAGATCGATGTAGACCTTCTCCGGCAGATTTCCAAGGCTCGGCGGGATCGAGCCAGAGAATCGGTTGTGGGACAAATCCAGGGTTCCTTGAAGCCTAGTAAGATTACCGACGTCACTCGGAATCGGACCATCGAATCCGTTGTAAGAAAGATCGAGCTTCCCCAACCCAGCAAGGCTGCTACCGAAACCAAGGGGCAAAGAACCGGTGAAGTTGTTGTGGCTCAGGACGAGGGCCTTCAACCGCTTGCACTGGATCAAAGAGGTCGGCAACGAGCCGGCGAACAGGTTGCCGGAAAGGTCCAAGTTCTGAAGGTACAGAAGCTGGCCGATCTCCGGCGGGAGCGACTCGGACAAGAAATTCCCGTAAAGGACCAAACTTTGTAGCCCACGGGCGGCGAAGAGGCCGGCGGAGAGGTTGCCGAAGAGCCTGTTGTTCCGAAGGTTGACGTGCCTCAGAGATTGGAGGGAGCCGAGAGCAGAGGGGAGGTAGCCTACCAGCTTCTTCTTCGGCAGGCTTAGAGCGACCACCGAGACACCCCTGCAGGTGATCCCGTTCCAGGAGCAGGGGTCCTGGTCGGAAGAGTTCCAGCTTGCAAGGGAGCCACTGGGGTCCTCCCTGATGCCAGCCTTGAAGGAGAGGAGTGCGGTGCCTTCGCCGTTCAGGCCATTAACAACGAGGAGAAGAGAGGCGGCGCACAGAAGGCAGAGAAGCGACAGAGGAGATGGTGACGATGACGACAAGCCCATGAGTGGATGACACTGACTCGACCGTTGGAAGCAAAACCACAGAGATATAAAGACTTACAATAACTGAAGAGAGAACTGCAGTGATGAAGTGAGGCTCTTTCTttgggaaagagagagagagagagatggaagtcTCTCAAATATCATcagaggaggaaaaagaaagaacatataatatatttgatgtaatcataattttttttcctatatttttcttaaaaaatcataaaactgcTCACCATATATCACTGTGGGATGACTGCTTGTCTTCATAAACCCACACAGTTGATGATGGCAAGGAATATAGTATCAGCTTGGTTTCATATGGCACACCCATCTgacataagagagagagagagagagatggaagccTATCAAATATCATCAtcagaggaaaaagaaagaacatataatatatttggtgtaatcataattttttttccctATATTTTTCTTCAAAATCATAAAAGTGCTCACCATATATCACTGTTGGATGACTGCTTGTCTTCATAAACCTACACAGTTGATGATGGCAAGGAATATAGTATCAGCTTGGTTTCATATGGCACACCCACCTGACATAATTTTGTGTCAGGAGATGCAGACTGAGTTTGAGCAGAAGAGCATAAACAAATCAATTTGTCCCCTAAAGAATCAATAAGCCATCTCCCATGGCAGTAAAAATACTAACAAAAAGAAAACCTCATGATGGGAACTCCACACTGATTCCTCCTTTCCAAAAGCCTACTCCCAAGGATATGTTTTCTGTGTCCACAAAAGAGGTGCCCTGCACAagcagaaaggaagaagaagggaagaggaaaACTTATGCTCCCTTTGCTGATTCTTTGATGCAAATTGGTCTCATCTGCCTCAAAAGATGGAATGGAATGGATTCCAGGATATGATTGCACTTTGTACCCCTTCACTTATAATATCTGTAGCCATTAGTAGTTTGATAAGTCAAGTGTTAATGGACTCATCTCTGTAGTCTCCACCAACACCACTACAGTCATTAATGTTAACATAAGAGTTAGGCAACTGTTCTTTACATGTGAGAACAACAGATTACACTTTGAAGATCAAGTCAAAATAACATAGGAATCAGCAGCTTTAACAATGTTAGAAACAATAAAATCAGCATTTTCTTCCACATTTTTTGTCGACTTTGATTGCTAATGCATACATCATCGCATTGCTCTGTAGTAAATCGAAAGTCTACAGGAAGAAGGACTGGCAACAGTGTTGCTGGGAACAGTACTCTCCTTGTCTTGACGCAGGTGTTCACTGTTGAGGTGCATCACATCAATTGCTTTTCTCTGAACTTTTTGGCTGTGGATTCGAGGATGAATGCATCACATCATAAGTCGTTTCCTGGTCAGTGATTACTGCTTTTCTATGTAAAGCCGCTGCTtgctatacatatatacatataatctaTTTGAAGGCAGAGCTAAGAGTCTGTAATCAGAGTTTGCGGTGCAAGAACTAATGATTCTGATTCCAAACTCGAATCACttgttttagttttattttttaaaaaaattatttttttatttattaaatggtTAGAGTGGATATATTCATCATTTAAAAGAATATTTGATCATTTATGTCATGATTGATGGGTTAATACAGTTTGGTTCGATCTCGAGTACGTAGAATCGTTCATGTGGCTACATGAATAAGGATGGTCGACATCAGGTCGAGTCTAAGTTTCGTCTCTAGAATCGATCCGAAGTAGAGCAAGAAATTGCTCTTCCTCTCTCATCGAGTTGTGTTCCTTCCTCGTCGAGTTCCTAGACACAAGTCGAAGTCAAAATGAGGATTTATTGACTCGACCCCTCGAAGTTTAAATCAATGTTGAGTGGTGTTACGATGAGTTTGAGTGTTCTTAGTTTGACCTCTGACATCGATAA comes from Musa acuminata AAA Group cultivar baxijiao chromosome BXJ3-3, Cavendish_Baxijiao_AAA, whole genome shotgun sequence and encodes:
- the LOC135632798 gene encoding receptor protein kinase-like protein ZAR1 isoform X2 produces the protein MGLSSSSPSPLSLLCLLCAASLLLVVNGLNGEGTALLSFKAGIREDPSGSLASWNSSDQDPCSWNGITCRGVSVVALSLPKKKLVGYLPSALGSLQSLRHVNLRNNRLFGNLSAGLFAARGLQSLVLYGNFLSESLPPEIGQLLYLQNLDLSGNLFAGSLPTSLIQCKRLKALVLSHNNFTGSLPLGFGSSLAGLGKLDLSYNGFDGPIPSDVGNLTRLQGTLDLSHNRFSGSIPPSLGNLPEKVYIDLTYNNLSGLIPQNGALENRGPTAFIGNPDLCGPPLKNLCPSGAPPSNPFLPNNYSPPAPEGNGTYNGNSSKGVSKAAIIAIAVGDVVGIVLIALVFFYFYCKATASLGVKEDGGNSDTRLKGRKECMCFRKEESETLSDNIEQYELVPLDRHVTFDLDGLLKASAFVLGKSGIGIVYKVVLDDGPALAVRRLGEGGSQRFKEFQTEVEAIGKVRHPNIVTLRAYYWSIDEKLLIYDYIPNGSLSAAIHGRAGTRNSAPLSWEVRLKIMKGIAKGLAFLHEFSPKKYVHGDLKPNNVLLGLDMEPYISDFGVGRLANIAGGSPFLQSDRIAVEKTQSQQSDVAFGPVISRGSCYQAPEALKTLKPSQKWDVYAYGVILLELISGRSPLVLLETMEMDLVCWIQFCIEEKKPLLDVLDPFLAQELDREDEIITVLKIALACVQADPEKRPSMRHATDTIQRLINKN
- the LOC135632805 gene encoding uncharacterized protein LOC135632805 isoform X1 produces the protein MASADAVSPSSARRSLRHLLFNPPSPSSPRPHRAADWNPLIAPPPPQPPRKKKGLAAAAFRGLGCASASASQAYAPAAAAAVRSSADWQGKRPRRRREKKKAERKNQAIGDVWCAPGMPFAAEASVDCVVAHQPMVSRGRPDAAERIHRERPYFPRRVGHREEISTFMDSPPVLDTPFFGPDLFPSGHLRHLRGFHRAPGGLEELMMFQTRILLGGGLDVYDRFREWRLDVDNMSYEELLELGDKIGSVSTGLREEEIACSLRKIKHSVFDASARHLATEIERKCSICQEEYEANDETGRLECGHGYHMYCIKQWLLLKNACPVCKAPVLKT
- the LOC135632805 gene encoding uncharacterized protein LOC135632805 isoform X2 — translated: MASADAVSPSSARRSLRHLLFNPPSPSSPRPHRAADWNPLIAPPPPQPPRKKKGLAAAAFRGLGCASASASQAYAPAAAAAVRSSADWQGKRPRRRREKKKAERKNQAIGDVWCAPGMPFAAEASVDCVVAHQPMVSRGRPDAAERIHRERPYFPRRVGHREEISTFMDSPPVLDTPFFGPDLFPSGHLRHLRGFHRAPGGLEELMMFQTRILLGGGLDVYDRFREWRLDVDNMSYEELLELGDKIGSVSTGLREEEIACSLRKIKHSVFDASARHLATEIERK
- the LOC135632798 gene encoding receptor protein kinase-like protein ZAR1 isoform X1, with the protein product MCHPLMGLSSSSPSPLSLLCLLCAASLLLVVNGLNGEGTALLSFKAGIREDPSGSLASWNSSDQDPCSWNGITCRGVSVVALSLPKKKLVGYLPSALGSLQSLRHVNLRNNRLFGNLSAGLFAARGLQSLVLYGNFLSESLPPEIGQLLYLQNLDLSGNLFAGSLPTSLIQCKRLKALVLSHNNFTGSLPLGFGSSLAGLGKLDLSYNGFDGPIPSDVGNLTRLQGTLDLSHNRFSGSIPPSLGNLPEKVYIDLTYNNLSGLIPQNGALENRGPTAFIGNPDLCGPPLKNLCPSGAPPSNPFLPNNYSPPAPEGNGTYNGNSSKGVSKAAIIAIAVGDVVGIVLIALVFFYFYCKATASLGVKEDGGNSDTRLKGRKECMCFRKEESETLSDNIEQYELVPLDRHVTFDLDGLLKASAFVLGKSGIGIVYKVVLDDGPALAVRRLGEGGSQRFKEFQTEVEAIGKVRHPNIVTLRAYYWSIDEKLLIYDYIPNGSLSAAIHGRAGTRNSAPLSWEVRLKIMKGIAKGLAFLHEFSPKKYVHGDLKPNNVLLGLDMEPYISDFGVGRLANIAGGSPFLQSDRIAVEKTQSQQSDVAFGPVISRGSCYQAPEALKTLKPSQKWDVYAYGVILLELISGRSPLVLLETMEMDLVCWIQFCIEEKKPLLDVLDPFLAQELDREDEIITVLKIALACVQADPEKRPSMRHATDTIQRLINKN